The genomic interval GGCGGGACCGCGACGGCGGACCCGAACCTCGTCGACCGGCTCGTCGCGGCGAAACACAGCGAGCGGTTCGTCGCCGTCGTCTCGCTCGTCGGGCTGCTGGCGATGCCGTTCCTGCTCATCGACGTGCTGGGCGTCTTCGACGACCTCATCGGGGTCGGGCTGGGCGGCTTCGTCGGCCTGCCGACGCTCATCCTCGCGTTCGGCATCGTCGCGGTCGGCTACAACCTCCTGCTCGGCTACACCGGCCTCCTGTCGTTCGGTCACGCGGCGCTGTTCGGCGCGGCCGCGTACGCGGCGGGCATCTTCTCGAACGAGGTGGTCGCGAGCCCCGTGCTCGCCATCCTCGTCGGGGTGGTCGCCGCGACGCTTCTGGCGTGGCCCATCGGCTTCCTGTCCATCCGGCGCTCGGGCGTCTACTTCGCCGTGTTGACCCTGACGTTCGGGCAGATGCTGTACTTCTACGCGTTCGGCCCCGGCGCGTGGCTGACGAACGGCGACGACGGCTACACGCCCTTCGCGGTGCCGGGCGGTGCCGAGATCGCCGGCGCGGTGCCGACGAGCGACTCGCTGTCGGACCTGTTCTTCGACCTGACGGGGCTGACGCTCACCCTGACGGACGGGCTCGACGTGACGGTCGGCTACGTCCTGACCGCGCTCATCGGCGTGGCGGCCATCGTGACCGCCCACCGCATCATCAAGTCGCCGTACGGGCTCATCCTCAAGGCTATCGGGCAGAACGAACAGCGGGTCGCGTTCATCGGGATGGACGTGTTCCGCTACAAGCTGATGGCGTTCGTTCTCTCGGGAGTGTTCGCGGGCGCGGGCGGCGGCATCTACGCGCTCTCGAAGGCCGGCCTCACGGTCCACCCGAACGCGACCCTGTACTGGATCGTCTCGGGCGACTTCGTCATCATGACCGCGCTCGGCGGGGTCGGCTCGCTCGCCGGCCCGCTGCTTGGCGCCGTCGTCTTCGAGTACATCGCGCTGGTCGTGCAGGGCATCACCATCCCGATCATCGACTTCCAGATCGGGTCGCTGTGGCGGCTCCTGCTCGGGCTGGCGTTCGTGCTCGTGGTCGCCTTCTTCCCGGACGGCATCTACGGCGCGTTGAGTTCGCTCGGCGAGCGCATCGCCGAGCGGTTCGGCACCGAGTCCCCGACCGGCGACGGCCCCCGCCCGGTCGAGGACGTCGAGGAGACCGGGGGTGACGACTGACATGGCTATTCTCGAAACCCACGGACTCACGAAACGCTTCGGCGGCCTGACCGCCGTGGACGACGTCGACCTCACCGTCGACGCCGGCGAGACGCGGGCCATCATCGGCCCGAACGGCGCCGGCAAGTCCACGTTCATCAACCTCGTCACCGGCCTGCTCCAACCGACCGAGGGGTCCGTCACCTTCGACGGGACCGACATCACCGGGCAGGAGCCGCACGAGATCGTCCAGCGGGGCGTCTCGAAGTCGTTCCAGACGGCGTCCATCTTCCCGGAGATGACCGTCCGCGAGAACGTCCAGATGGCGGCGATGGCCGCCGAGCGGGGGTCGTTCCGCTTCGACTTCCTGAAGCGGCGCGACTCCTTCACCGGCGTCTACGACACCACCGAGGAGATGCTGCGCGCCGTCGAGCTGTGGGGCGACCGCGACACGAACGCCGCGAGCCTCCCCTACGGCGACAAGCGCCGGCTGGAGATCGGTATCGCGCTGGCATCGGAGCCGGACCTGCTGTTCATGGACGAGCCGACGGCCGGGATGTCGCCCGAGGAGACCGACGCGACGGTCGACCTCGTCGAGCGGCTCCAGGACGAACTCGGCCTCACCATCGTCCTCGTCGAACACGACATGGAGATAATCTTCCGCATCGCCGACCGCATCGCCGTGTTGAACCGCGGGAGCGTCATCGCCGACGCGACCCCCGACGAGGTGCAGGGCGACCCGGACGTCCAGGAGGCGTACCTCGGGGGTGTCGAGCTGTGAGCCTCCTCGAGGTCGAGGACATCGACGCCTACTACGACGAGAGCCACATCCTGCGGTCGCTCTCGCTCGAAGTCGAGCAGGGCGAGGTGTGTGCCCTGCTCGGCCGGAACGGCGCCGGCAAGACCACGACGCTGCGCTCCGTCGCCGGGGCGCGTCCCCCGGACGTCCGGGCGGGCACGGTCCGGTTCCGCGGCGACACGGTCTCCGAGATGCCGGCCGAGGACGTGGCCATGTCCGGCATCGGCCTCGTCCCCGAGGAGCGGCGCGTCTTCCCGAACCTCACGGTCGAGGAGAACCTCCACCTCTCGCAGGTGGCGCGCAACCGCTCGAACACGGTCGGGCGGTCCGTCCGGGCCTCGGGCGACGTGCGGCCGCTCTCGGAGATATACGAGGCGTTCCCCCGGCTGGACGAGCGACAGAACCAGATGGCCGGGACGCTCTCGGGCGGCGAACAGCAGATGCTCGCCATC from Halosegnis marinus carries:
- a CDS encoding ABC transporter ATP-binding protein, giving the protein MSLLEVEDIDAYYDESHILRSLSLEVEQGEVCALLGRNGAGKTTTLRSVAGARPPDVRAGTVRFRGDTVSEMPAEDVAMSGIGLVPEERRVFPNLTVEENLHLSQVARNRSNTVGRSVRASGDVRPLSEIYEAFPRLDERQNQMAGTLSGGEQQMLAIARALRQNPDLLMLDEPYEGLAPQIIEDVEDAVERINEAGTTVLLVEQNAAAAMSIADRCYIIDQGRIVFDGDSETLRDDDETRQRYLGV
- a CDS encoding ABC transporter ATP-binding protein, which encodes MAILETHGLTKRFGGLTAVDDVDLTVDAGETRAIIGPNGAGKSTFINLVTGLLQPTEGSVTFDGTDITGQEPHEIVQRGVSKSFQTASIFPEMTVRENVQMAAMAAERGSFRFDFLKRRDSFTGVYDTTEEMLRAVELWGDRDTNAASLPYGDKRRLEIGIALASEPDLLFMDEPTAGMSPEETDATVDLVERLQDELGLTIVLVEHDMEIIFRIADRIAVLNRGSVIADATPDEVQGDPDVQEAYLGGVEL
- a CDS encoding branched-chain amino acid ABC transporter permease — protein: MSDDARTDGGTATADPNLVDRLVAAKHSERFVAVVSLVGLLAMPFLLIDVLGVFDDLIGVGLGGFVGLPTLILAFGIVAVGYNLLLGYTGLLSFGHAALFGAAAYAAGIFSNEVVASPVLAILVGVVAATLLAWPIGFLSIRRSGVYFAVLTLTFGQMLYFYAFGPGAWLTNGDDGYTPFAVPGGAEIAGAVPTSDSLSDLFFDLTGLTLTLTDGLDVTVGYVLTALIGVAAIVTAHRIIKSPYGLILKAIGQNEQRVAFIGMDVFRYKLMAFVLSGVFAGAGGGIYALSKAGLTVHPNATLYWIVSGDFVIMTALGGVGSLAGPLLGAVVFEYIALVVQGITIPIIDFQIGSLWRLLLGLAFVLVVAFFPDGIYGALSSLGERIAERFGTESPTGDGPRPVEDVEETGGDD